The Eleutherodactylus coqui strain aEleCoq1 chromosome 6, aEleCoq1.hap1, whole genome shotgun sequence genome window below encodes:
- the LOC136633502 gene encoding IgGFc-binding protein-like, whose product MATNRFKWMLQEKCFIGYDIPKQSQWTGKKMGTLWIVQFCMWGALFCDSGRANMIGTKFITTFLQNGPSSFSNQKKEIRLTGTEDKTNVTVESIDGSYSRRLTLGSRTTISMPLTESAENRGNTRILNAVLISSTKPISVLSMNSRYKSAETTAVLPLSALGTEYFAMTPTTGASDSFKVCAVIASTEEASVEIHTKGSVQVDGKRYAANSVFKVTLPAFQGIQMLSADNLSGSQVLSTKPVALLCGHTCAQKNTQCNHVYEQLLPVSRWAANYLVVPLSFQQNTDLVYIIAAGKTEVNYFLDTMHKKENMVAGQVLEIELPNKPLRIEASDGVQVIYFNTGGRSKEFAYNPFLMNIMGIADYCSSYYLYGQRGIENYAIIIAETSSTADISFDGRPLYKPKWTTIPGTTYSWAELYYGNSLTSHRAEQSNKKFGLQSVGIGSLFSYGSLGTCLKDPGPPPPSCRDVLCPPRQACIMESGKPKCVKPQLDLCWASGDPHIRTWDNTYFDFMGTCTYTFATVCGDVKDLPKFTIQTKHDNRGNVRVSYVGQVTFITGPHTIVAKKGEIGHVRVDNALCQLPISLINGTLKIFQSGASVVIQLGNDVQITYDWNHFITAAITRKYAGKMCGLCGNYNQNPKDDFQTPEGTLAPNAIAFGASWAVEDNTFCWHDCRGPCLSCPSTSANKYSTVAYCGLISKVDGPFSECHALVDPKMYMENCVFDVCVNGGFKKISCDAVQAYAETCQRAGVAIKDWRNAAGCRK is encoded by the exons AGATGGGGACGCTCTGGATTGTGCAGTTCTGCATGTGGGGAGCGTTATTCTGTG ATTCCGGGAGAGCAAATATGATTGGAACGAAATTCATAACAACCTTTTTACAGAATGGGCCATCAAGCTTCAGTAATCAAAAGAAGGAAATTCGACTAACTGGCACTGAAGATAAAACCAATGTTACTGTTGAATCTATAGATGGCTCTTACTCGAGACGCCTAACTCTTGGAAGTAGAACAACAATCTCTATGCCTCTAACAGAGTCCGCTGAGAATAGAGGGAACACGAGGATTCTAAATGCGGTCCTCATCAGTTCTACCAAACCCATCAGTGTGCTTTCAATGAACTCCAGATACAAAAGTGCAGAGACAACAGCAGTATTGCCATTGTCTGCGCTGGGAACAGAATATTTTGCAATGACACCGACAACTGGGGCTTCAGACTCTTTCAAGGTTTGTGCAGTCATAGCATCAACTGAAGAGGCTTCTGTTGAAATTCACACTAAAGGTTCAGTCCAAGTCGATGGTAAAAGGTATGCAGCCAACAGTGTTTTCAAGGTAACGCTTCCAGCCTTCCAAGGAATCCAAATGTTGAGTGCTGATAATCTGTCAGGTTCTCAGGTGCTTTCTACAAAACCTGTGGCTCTATTGTGTGGACACACTTGTGCCCAGAAGAACACCCAGTGCAACCATGTCTATGAACAGCTTCTACCTGTCTCAAGATGGGCAGCCAACTATCTTGTTGTCCCACTATCTTTCCAGCAGAACACAGACCTTGTCTATATCATTGCAGCGGGTAAAACTGAAGTCAACTACTTTTTAGATAcaatgcataaaaaagaaaacatggtGGCCGGTCAGGTGCTGGAAATAGAATTACCAAACAAACCACTGAGAATTGAAGCAAGTGATGGTGTACAAGTCATCTACTTTAACACGGGTGGAAGAAGCAAGGAATTTGCGTATAACCCATTCTTGATGAATATCATGGGCATTGCTGACTATTGCAGCTCCTACTACTTATATGGTCAACGTGGTATTGAAAATTACGCTATTATTATAGCAGAAACCTCTTCAACTGCAGACATTAGCTTTGATGGAAGACCCCTCTATAAACCaaaatggactacaatacccggaACGACCTACAGTTGGGCTGAACTATACTATGGAAATAGTTTGACATCTCACAGAGCTGAACAATCCAATAAAAAATTTGGTCTACAGAGTGTGGGCATCGGGTCACTGTTTAGTTATGGCTCTCTTGGAACATGTCTGAAAG ATCCAGGTCCCCCACCACCATCCTGCCGAGATGTGTTGTGTCCTCCTCGCCAAGCTTGCATCATGGAGAGTGGAAAGCCAAAATGTGTCAAACCACAACTGGACTTGTGTTGGGCATCAGGAGATCCTCATATCCGTACATGGGATAACACATATTTTGACTTTATGGGCACTTGCACCTACACCTTTGCCACAGTGTGTGGAGATGTCAAAGACCTTCCTAAGTTTACTATCCAAACAAAGCATGATAATCGAGGCAATGTGCGAGTGTCCTATGTGGGTCAGGTCACCTTCATAACAGGACCCCACACAATCGTAGCCAAGAAAGGAGAAATTGGTCACGTAAGA GTGGATAATGCTCTTTGTCAACTCCCCATTTCACTGATTAATGGGACACTGAAGATTTTCCAGAGTGGGGCCTCAGTAGTGATTCAGCTGGGAAATGATGTACAGATAACATATGACTGGAATCACTTTATAACGGCGGCAATTACTCGAAAGTATGCTGGGAAAATGTGTGGCTTGTGCGGAAATTACAACCAAAATCCAAAAGATGACTTCCAAACACCAGAGGGAACTCTAGCTCCAAACGCCATTGCTTTTGGCGCCAGCTGGGCG GTGGAAGACAACACATTCTGTTGGCATGACTGCCGTGGACCTTGCTTGAGCTGTCCTTCTACTTCTGCCAATAAGTACTCAACTGTTGCATACTGCGGACTCATCAGCAAAGTTGATGGTCCTTTCAGTGAGTGTCATGCCCTTGTAGACCCCAAGATGTACATGGAAAACTGTGTCTTTGATGTATGCGTCAATGGTGGCTTCAAAAAGATTTCCTGTGATGCTGTCCAAGCTTATGCCGAAACTTGTCAGCGTGCCGGAGTGGCTATTAAGGACTGGAGAAATGCTGCTGGATGTCGTAAGTAG